In one window of Acidobacteriota bacterium DNA:
- a CDS encoding efflux RND transporter periplasmic adaptor subunit, with protein sequence MSEQIAPKSKSSLVRQGARTTVTLAILLLVSIVLSACSDRTRADSEASNPAASKVAVGVVAAQQQDLARRITLPGTLVAFNEATLYGKVSGYLRSIGVDKGDHVRRGEVLAVLEVPEMVKEVDQAQASYQQALEDVSRAKASANLQAATFDRYLEVHKKDPDAISKQELDQYQSKNEVAQADVELAKARVNTAHANLERLVALHQYSKIIAPFSGIVTARFVDPGALIQAATSSMQNQPVLTVQDLDTIRVYVSVPEVDVPFIQKGTPASLTTAAYPGKVFKASVTRFADALDPATRTMKTEIDIRNRDHTLRPGMYADVTLHIQTICDAVVIPDSALTIEGSQKFVWVIHQGTAHRVHVETGLDNGAEVQIRSGISSGQQVVIEGKDGLTEGKAVEASKVAGGSA encoded by the coding sequence GTGTCTGAACAAATCGCCCCCAAAAGCAAATCCTCTCTTGTCCGCCAGGGAGCGCGGACAACAGTCACATTGGCTATTCTGCTGCTTGTGTCAATTGTCCTCTCCGCGTGTTCCGATCGGACTCGGGCCGACTCCGAGGCTTCGAACCCCGCTGCATCCAAAGTGGCTGTCGGCGTCGTAGCAGCTCAACAACAAGACCTCGCTCGCAGGATTACACTTCCGGGAACCTTGGTCGCCTTCAATGAGGCCACGCTGTACGGGAAAGTGTCAGGATACCTCCGCTCAATCGGGGTGGACAAGGGTGACCATGTGCGCCGGGGCGAAGTCCTCGCCGTGCTCGAAGTCCCGGAGATGGTGAAGGAAGTTGACCAAGCCCAAGCCTCGTACCAGCAGGCCCTAGAGGACGTGAGCCGGGCCAAGGCCAGCGCTAATCTGCAGGCGGCTACTTTCGACCGCTATCTCGAAGTCCACAAGAAAGACCCGGATGCCATTTCGAAGCAGGAACTCGATCAGTATCAAAGCAAGAATGAAGTGGCACAGGCTGACGTCGAACTGGCCAAGGCCAGGGTGAACACTGCGCACGCCAACCTGGAGCGTCTCGTTGCCCTCCATCAGTATTCGAAAATCATCGCACCCTTCAGCGGCATCGTTACAGCACGCTTCGTGGATCCCGGCGCTCTAATTCAGGCTGCTACATCGTCCATGCAGAACCAGCCGGTCCTAACCGTACAGGACCTGGACACGATCCGGGTTTACGTCAGTGTCCCCGAGGTGGACGTGCCTTTCATCCAAAAAGGCACGCCCGCGAGCCTGACGACCGCTGCTTATCCCGGAAAGGTTTTCAAGGCTTCCGTAACGCGTTTCGCCGATGCGCTCGATCCTGCTACTCGCACCATGAAAACGGAAATCGACATCCGCAACCGCGACCATACTCTGCGCCCGGGAATGTACGCGGATGTGACCCTCCACATCCAGACGATTTGCGACGCTGTCGTCATTCCGGATTCGGCCCTCACCATCGAAGGCTCGCAGAAGTTCGTGTGGGTCATCCATCAAGGAACTGCTCACCGAGTCCACGTTGAAACTGGACTCGACAATGGCGCGGAGGTCCAAATTCGATCGGGAATTTCCAGCGGCCAGCAGGTTGTCATTGAAGGCAAAGACGGGTTGACGGAGGGGAAAGCTGTCGAAGCTTCTAAGGTGGCGGGTGGAAGTGCCTGA
- a CDS encoding TolC family protein: MKSRTLFLLVAVLVTFGPQAAALGGAAQPSPANLTLDRAVQIAISNSPEMHAAQERVNEARMYAQVQKFGYYPYLSFNGIGKLGLSGATNGLGLLGLPASPFFRNLADAFNVNQNIFDFGRTSHSVKVANAEVSVAEHALEEVRIRTAEQTAEAFLELLSLQRAIQVKEQDLKERQSVERRAQEFFEVGLSSKLDLDLAEVGTSSAELALTQAHADEQAAWSKLLAALGQPQGGNYQLVEPSIKLEVPATVDSETEQAIANRPDLVRMQAEIEAQQERLEYAQSLRRPSLRAVFSGGYARFADPTAANQAAGGLGLFAPIYTGGSLKAEVRAEQSKLEALRSEYSFRELQVRTQVSQAHAKVIKTLSSAQANEKIASYAEEALRLARTRYNAQLISMVELLTAETTAESARAAYAQALYDYEIARARLSSTMGLQP, encoded by the coding sequence ATGAAAAGCAGAACCCTATTTTTGCTGGTGGCGGTCTTGGTGACTTTTGGACCGCAAGCGGCTGCGCTGGGTGGAGCGGCGCAGCCGTCGCCAGCGAATCTAACGCTCGATCGCGCCGTACAGATTGCGATAAGCAATAGCCCGGAGATGCATGCGGCGCAGGAACGGGTGAACGAGGCCAGGATGTACGCGCAAGTGCAAAAATTCGGCTACTACCCTTACCTCAGTTTCAACGGCATCGGGAAGCTTGGCCTCTCGGGCGCTACCAACGGGCTTGGACTTCTTGGCCTGCCGGCCTCGCCATTCTTCCGGAACCTGGCCGACGCCTTCAACGTCAACCAGAACATATTCGATTTCGGACGAACCAGCCATTCGGTCAAAGTTGCGAATGCCGAAGTGAGCGTTGCCGAGCATGCTTTGGAGGAGGTTCGTATCCGGACGGCAGAGCAGACCGCGGAAGCTTTCCTGGAACTTCTCAGCCTTCAACGGGCCATCCAGGTCAAGGAACAGGATTTGAAAGAGAGGCAGTCGGTTGAACGTAGGGCCCAGGAGTTTTTTGAAGTAGGTCTAAGCTCCAAACTCGATCTGGATTTGGCAGAAGTAGGCACAAGCTCCGCTGAACTCGCTCTGACCCAGGCACATGCTGACGAGCAAGCGGCATGGAGCAAGCTCTTGGCTGCACTAGGCCAGCCTCAAGGGGGAAACTATCAACTCGTCGAGCCGTCAATTAAGCTGGAAGTGCCAGCCACGGTCGATTCAGAGACCGAGCAGGCAATAGCCAACCGGCCGGACTTGGTGCGAATGCAAGCTGAAATCGAGGCACAGCAGGAGCGCCTCGAGTATGCCCAAAGCCTCCGGCGTCCATCCCTGCGAGCTGTCTTCAGCGGCGGCTACGCGCGCTTTGCGGACCCGACCGCCGCCAATCAGGCGGCCGGAGGTCTTGGCCTTTTTGCGCCCATTTATACCGGAGGCAGCCTTAAAGCAGAGGTCAGGGCCGAGCAGAGCAAGCTTGAAGCTTTGCGCTCGGAATATTCGTTCCGGGAACTCCAGGTGAGAACGCAAGTAAGTCAGGCCCACGCCAAGGTCATTAAAACGCTGAGTTCAGCACAGGCAAACGAGAAAATTGCTTCCTACGCCGAAGAAGCCCTCCGACTCGCCCGTACACGGTACAACGCCCAACTCATTTCAATGGTCGAGCTTTTGACCGCCGAAACGACAGCCGAATCAGCGCGCGCAGCGTACGCGCAAGCACTGTATGATTACGAAATAGCCCGTGCTCGCTTAAGCTCAACCATGGGCCTCCAACCCTGA
- a CDS encoding ABC transporter ATP-binding protein yields the protein MTNAIIEAVGLTKQYRNGIRALDNVNMTVLGGQVFCLLGPNGAGKTTLVNLFLNFISPTAGEARVKGIDCHKHPTRAKRNLAYVPEKVALYGNFSARENLEFFTQLGGVRHLTRKDYYRALSEAGLPERTYEQPARQFSKGLTQKLAIAIALARNSDAVFLDEPTSGLDPKAIDEFERAVRQLKTHGKAVLLTTHDLLLTARLADNVGIMRDGKLVLQRTAGEIRKENMEMLNLVIMGDLFTQ from the coding sequence GTGACTAACGCGATAATTGAGGCCGTCGGCCTGACCAAGCAGTATCGGAACGGTATTCGGGCTTTGGACAACGTGAACATGACTGTTTTGGGTGGACAAGTATTTTGCTTGCTCGGACCAAATGGGGCGGGGAAGACCACGTTGGTTAATTTGTTCTTAAATTTCATTTCTCCTACGGCCGGTGAAGCTCGAGTTAAGGGTATTGACTGTCATAAGCATCCTACTCGCGCTAAAAGAAACCTTGCTTACGTTCCAGAGAAAGTTGCACTTTACGGCAACTTTTCAGCCCGAGAGAATCTAGAATTTTTTACACAGCTGGGCGGTGTTCGCCACCTTACGAGGAAAGATTATTATCGTGCCCTCAGCGAGGCAGGGCTCCCAGAGCGAACGTATGAACAACCCGCACGGCAGTTCTCCAAGGGACTGACTCAAAAACTTGCGATCGCCATTGCGTTGGCAAGAAATAGCGATGCAGTTTTCTTGGATGAGCCGACTTCGGGGCTGGACCCGAAAGCCATTGATGAGTTTGAACGCGCCGTACGACAACTCAAGACGCACGGTAAAGCTGTCCTATTGACTACTCACGATCTCCTTCTCACGGCGCGGTTGGCTGATAATGTGGGGATTATGCGAGACGGGAAATTGGTGCTTCAGAGGACAGCGGGTGAGATTCGTAAGGAGAATATGGAAATGCTGAATCTTGTTATCATGGGGGACTTATTCACCCAATGA
- a CDS encoding 6-bladed beta-propeller produces the protein MTLRLFHSDVTLSKPTLVAMNSNNVYVFDDLTNRLFIFSLSGKLMRIVGRTGPGPGEFFHPIAMTASDNFVAIYDKGNQRVEFFSARGRFQSQFSLSADTRTLTVDQQKRIYINDPHNGNLITVYDEEGHVIGGFGKLTTVSALYSSKDRYRDDELHWQANRVWLMADDKGNVYASYVIAPVICKFSTSGHLLFERQLKGRLADSLRHIFWNARPGTRLLSSPMDGEQVDFVTRGVLFDRVIHRSYVLVGLDALFEIDGSDGERAELPIEGKKGGQFVDSAINNGNVFLTTTFQPDIYEGRIY, from the coding sequence GTGACGCTTAGGCTGTTCCATTCCGATGTGACATTAAGCAAACCGACACTGGTAGCGATGAATAGCAATAACGTCTACGTCTTCGATGACCTTACTAATCGTCTTTTCATTTTCAGCCTCAGCGGAAAGTTGATGAGAATAGTTGGAAGGACGGGACCTGGTCCAGGTGAGTTCTTTCATCCTATCGCCATGACCGCCAGCGATAACTTTGTTGCGATATATGACAAGGGCAATCAGCGCGTGGAGTTTTTCTCAGCCCGAGGTCGCTTCCAGTCACAATTCTCATTGTCAGCAGATACCCGCACTCTAACGGTCGATCAGCAAAAGCGAATATATATTAATGATCCCCATAATGGAAATCTGATTACGGTATACGACGAGGAAGGCCATGTAATCGGCGGCTTTGGGAAATTGACTACTGTTTCCGCGCTTTATTCGTCCAAGGACAGGTACCGAGACGACGAATTACACTGGCAGGCGAATCGCGTATGGCTTATGGCCGACGACAAGGGTAATGTTTACGCATCGTACGTGATAGCACCTGTAATCTGCAAATTCTCCACTTCCGGACATCTGTTATTCGAGCGTCAACTTAAGGGACGGTTAGCCGATTCGCTTCGGCACATCTTCTGGAACGCTCGGCCGGGCACGCGGCTGCTGTCTAGCCCGATGGATGGGGAGCAGGTGGATTTCGTCACAAGGGGAGTGCTATTCGATAGGGTAATCCATCGTAGCTATGTTCTTGTTGGGTTAGACGCCCTATTTGAAATCGACGGGAGCGACGGCGAGAGGGCTGAGCTTCCGATCGAAGGCAAGAAGGGCGGGCAATTTGTGGATTCTGCTATAAATAATGGCAATGTCTTTTTGACGACCACGTTCCAACCTGACATCTACGAAGGACGGATTTACTGA
- a CDS encoding ABC transporter permease, translating into MPEWHEEIRSHLAELELEPTREAEIVEELALHLEACYNELVSDGADESEVHSILLAELGDTGLLAQELEQTETAGPERTTLGEKAKRNVMSALWNDMRYAVRQLHRDRSFTVVAAVTLALAIGANTAIFSVVYRALLNPLPYRYSDRLVEIRSVNPKFGNEFMDVPYGDFIDISSHKQSFAEVAAYRQGFPMTMTGGGPPVAVRVVYISPNLLSVLGVNPALGRPFTADEALPGGGRAAILSHSLWQTRFGASTDVLGKTVSLNKTLFTVVGVMPANFSFSTPGQDIWVPLTPSFNDFHSRSSRNCVILARLKPGVGIEQSNAQIQSIGDRLAHVYPSDHGWQLTVVSLRQVTVERYQSALWMLFGAIGFVLLIACANISNLLLARGANRQHEIAIRETLGASRARILQQLLTENLVLAIGSGALGLLLIPSAIRLIRELAPASIPLAQTITINIGVLWFCITVSLASAVLFGLIPAFHVSNRALLESLKQRHASFGLRIRRPRLANLLVVSEIALALVLMSGAGLLLRSFWRLMNVDPGFDPQNVLTLRISRPFSEMNIPHKTQLFFQQVVERVKTLPGVRAVALSNVDILAGSAIKTSLMIEGQASFPERTTPDVQVRIVSPGFFFTLGIPLANGRDFTEDDTWQEPLVVIINRSLARRFWPGENPIGKHIKLGWAGLGKSCKIIGIVDDSRDVALEKAAEPEVYAPYLQAQTLGMDLVVRTTASPRTLVNEIRSQVWSIDKDQPVPPATMLQHALSMSVAGPRFRTILLTIFASLALILALVGIYGVMSYTVSHCNHEIGIRMALGALKSDMLKMVLRQGMVLAGVGVGVGLAGSLCLTRVLSSMLYGISSTDPLTFVIAAGLLLAVGLLASYIPARRAAFVDPMTTLRNE; encoded by the coding sequence ATGCCAGAGTGGCATGAAGAGATCCGCTCGCATTTGGCCGAGTTGGAGCTAGAGCCAACACGGGAAGCCGAGATTGTCGAAGAGTTGGCGCTGCATCTCGAAGCCTGCTACAACGAATTGGTTTCTGATGGCGCTGACGAATCTGAAGTGCACAGCATTTTACTCGCTGAGCTCGGTGACACGGGCTTGTTAGCTCAAGAGTTGGAGCAGACTGAGACTGCCGGCCCAGAGAGGACCACCTTAGGGGAAAAAGCCAAGAGAAACGTTATGTCAGCTCTGTGGAACGATATGCGTTATGCTGTCCGGCAATTGCACCGTGACCGAAGCTTTACGGTGGTAGCGGCGGTCACGTTGGCGTTGGCAATTGGCGCAAACACAGCAATATTTAGTGTGGTATACAGGGCCTTGTTGAATCCGTTGCCATATAGGTATTCGGATCGACTGGTGGAAATCCGCTCCGTAAATCCGAAATTCGGAAATGAGTTTATGGATGTGCCATACGGAGACTTCATCGATATCAGCTCGCATAAGCAATCCTTTGCGGAAGTGGCTGCTTATAGGCAGGGATTCCCCATGACGATGACCGGAGGTGGTCCTCCGGTGGCCGTCCGGGTCGTATACATTTCACCGAATCTGCTCAGCGTGCTAGGTGTTAACCCAGCCCTCGGGCGACCATTCACTGCCGATGAAGCTTTGCCAGGGGGCGGCCGGGCTGCGATCCTGAGTCACTCATTATGGCAAACCCGTTTCGGGGCTTCAACCGATGTGTTAGGCAAGACGGTCAGCTTGAACAAGACGTTGTTCACAGTCGTAGGTGTTATGCCTGCAAATTTCTCATTTTCAACACCCGGGCAAGATATATGGGTTCCCTTGACGCCTTCATTCAACGATTTTCACAGCCGCAGTTCACGAAATTGTGTGATCCTTGCCCGGCTTAAGCCCGGCGTTGGAATAGAACAATCAAACGCGCAGATTCAATCGATCGGAGACCGGCTAGCACATGTTTATCCGTCGGATCATGGCTGGCAGCTAACTGTCGTATCACTAAGACAGGTTACTGTTGAACGGTACCAATCCGCCCTATGGATGCTTTTTGGGGCGATCGGTTTTGTACTTCTGATCGCATGCGCTAACATATCCAACCTATTGTTGGCTCGAGGGGCCAATCGTCAACATGAAATCGCAATCCGCGAGACGCTTGGGGCGAGTCGCGCGCGCATACTCCAACAGCTTCTTACAGAGAACTTGGTGCTTGCGATCGGAAGTGGTGCCCTTGGACTACTTCTGATTCCGTCGGCAATCCGTCTCATTCGAGAATTAGCTCCAGCCAGTATTCCGCTGGCGCAGACCATCACGATAAACATCGGTGTACTCTGGTTTTGTATCACAGTTTCCCTGGCTTCCGCTGTTCTTTTCGGCTTGATCCCCGCATTTCACGTTTCTAATCGTGCACTTCTGGAGTCGCTAAAGCAACGTCATGCCTCTTTTGGGCTTCGCATTCGCCGCCCCCGATTGGCAAATCTGCTGGTGGTTTCGGAAATAGCTCTTGCCTTGGTCCTTATGTCGGGTGCCGGATTATTACTGCGGAGCTTCTGGCGGTTGATGAATGTAGATCCAGGATTTGATCCCCAGAATGTACTCACCTTGCGCATTTCTCGACCCTTTTCCGAAATGAATATCCCCCATAAAACCCAACTCTTCTTTCAACAGGTCGTCGAGCGAGTAAAGACACTTCCAGGAGTACGGGCTGTGGCACTTTCCAATGTTGACATTCTCGCTGGTAGTGCGATCAAGACAAGTCTTATGATCGAAGGCCAAGCATCTTTCCCAGAGCGTACGACACCGGACGTTCAGGTACGGATTGTAAGCCCCGGCTTCTTTTTCACTCTTGGGATCCCGCTGGCGAATGGCCGTGACTTTACAGAAGACGACACTTGGCAAGAGCCTCTCGTTGTGATAATTAACCGATCGTTGGCGCGACGGTTTTGGCCAGGCGAAAATCCGATCGGGAAGCATATCAAGCTGGGATGGGCCGGGCTTGGAAAGTCGTGCAAAATCATAGGAATTGTGGATGATTCTCGAGATGTTGCGCTTGAAAAGGCTGCGGAGCCAGAGGTCTACGCGCCCTATTTACAGGCACAGACCCTGGGGATGGACCTTGTCGTTCGGACAACGGCAAGCCCACGAACTTTGGTGAACGAAATTCGCAGTCAAGTGTGGTCCATCGATAAGGATCAGCCTGTGCCTCCCGCAACGATGTTACAGCATGCTCTTTCAATGTCCGTAGCGGGGCCGCGTTTTCGAACTATTCTGCTTACCATCTTTGCGTCGTTGGCCCTAATTCTGGCTTTGGTCGGTATATATGGAGTAATGTCCTATACTGTTAGCCATTGCAACCATGAGATTGGAATTCGCATGGCGTTGGGCGCACTTAAGTCCGACATGTTGAAAATGGTCTTAAGACAAGGAATGGTGTTAGCCGGAGTTGGCGTTGGAGTTGGTTTGGCTGGTTCATTGTGTCTAACGCGGGTCCTATCCAGCATGTTATACGGAATCAGCTCAACGGATCCATTGACCTTCGTTATAGCCGCTGGACTCCTGCTAGCGGTAGGATTGCTTGCGAGCTATATTCCGGCTCGACGAGCAGCGTTCGTCGATCCTATGACCACATTGAGAAATGAATAG
- a CDS encoding PadR family transcriptional regulator: MAMKDIHAKTLDRELKKGSAELLILSLVESRPRHGYDISKLIEQRSGGSIRFHVASLYPLLYRLEKRRWIQGRWVEKAGQRRRRYYQLTPEGRKILAAQRHGWQRFVWAINHIANLEHV; the protein is encoded by the coding sequence ATGGCAATGAAGGATATACATGCAAAGACACTTGATCGTGAGCTAAAGAAAGGCAGCGCCGAGCTGCTGATTTTGTCCCTAGTAGAATCTCGCCCGCGCCATGGGTATGATATCAGCAAACTCATCGAGCAGCGCTCCGGTGGGAGCATACGGTTCCACGTTGCTTCGCTATATCCGTTGTTATACCGATTGGAAAAGCGAAGATGGATTCAAGGCCGTTGGGTCGAAAAGGCTGGCCAGCGTCGTCGTCGTTATTACCAGCTGACACCGGAAGGGCGTAAGATATTGGCTGCGCAGCGACATGGCTGGCAACGCTTTGTGTGGGCTATCAACCACATCGCGAACCTCGAACATGTCTGA
- a CDS encoding glycosyltransferase family 2 protein: MAELSPKHKKGTILSRNDSHYRPNKLLRFEIGTGQELIYSPISRKVRIVDSIIGQILAHWTEAKTLDDAAKSAPAASPFPGSGNKSNLQESILQGMDVPVWFRKLFYYAKRGQDEYSALQPYKVRAVLDELVEAELLVSNTVLLEKSQASTNPMTPWARISMLGVPTYNRPEDLKSCLSSFLQNARENARSIEVVIVDDSRTKAEEVSVRNILDGVKRKFGAPMWYGGLEEKNKFSSLLEGVGIPLDVIRFALFGEPNCGCSTGRNRNALLLHSVGNLILTVDDDTVCRVVAHPQFADRLKLGSEDNPMSFWIFADRKDVLNFSQPTKLDVLDAYEKLLGRSLDQVISEFSMHSDIQLSELCPHTIESLQHGNGRILLTFAGVMGDCGMYSPMPLLGQTEVDTRNRILHSRQSCNIAMRSGEILRVAQDWTVCHGLPFVGAVMGLDNRALLPPFMPVARNDEGVFGFALKKCFADAYFGHIPWALLHGGAQRGSYVCDHIDSASHLRVSDLMIMCIGAHEANGNVKDDARSLRKLGQFLVEIGSMKFPDIEEQLRIWAWQRLSHEARFWEGLLERFRYAPDFWATEIRVWLDRRYEAALKRQFVIPRDLMQDRTAQEAGELTRQLISQFGKLLLWWPDLVTTARDLRKQGKQLGSKI, from the coding sequence ATGGCCGAGCTTTCACCGAAACATAAAAAAGGAACGATTCTTTCGCGTAACGATTCGCATTATAGGCCTAATAAACTGCTGAGATTTGAAATTGGTACTGGCCAGGAATTAATATATAGCCCCATAAGCAGAAAGGTACGCATCGTAGATTCGATCATCGGACAAATCCTAGCGCACTGGACAGAGGCTAAAACACTTGATGATGCAGCAAAATCAGCGCCTGCCGCCTCGCCTTTTCCAGGTTCTGGCAATAAGAGCAATTTACAAGAGTCTATTCTCCAAGGAATGGATGTTCCCGTGTGGTTCCGAAAGCTGTTTTACTACGCTAAGCGGGGACAGGATGAATACTCTGCCCTTCAGCCCTACAAAGTCAGAGCAGTGCTCGACGAGCTTGTTGAAGCAGAGCTCTTGGTTTCCAATACTGTACTTCTAGAAAAGTCTCAGGCTTCAACTAATCCAATGACTCCATGGGCCAGAATCAGCATGCTGGGAGTCCCCACGTACAACAGGCCAGAAGATCTCAAGTCGTGTTTATCATCATTTCTCCAAAATGCTCGTGAAAATGCAAGGTCCATCGAAGTGGTCATCGTGGACGACTCCAGAACAAAAGCTGAAGAGGTGTCGGTTCGGAATATTCTGGACGGCGTCAAGCGTAAATTTGGTGCACCGATGTGGTACGGGGGGCTTGAGGAGAAGAATAAGTTCTCAAGTTTACTCGAAGGCGTCGGGATTCCCTTGGACGTAATCAGGTTCGCTCTTTTTGGAGAACCCAATTGTGGATGTTCCACAGGTAGGAATAGGAATGCTTTACTCTTGCATTCAGTAGGGAATTTGATACTTACGGTAGACGACGACACGGTCTGCCGCGTTGTTGCACACCCGCAATTTGCAGACAGGCTCAAGCTTGGATCGGAAGATAATCCGATGTCTTTCTGGATTTTCGCCGACAGGAAAGATGTCCTCAATTTCTCTCAGCCCACGAAGTTAGATGTGTTAGATGCATACGAAAAGTTGCTGGGCAGAAGTCTCGATCAAGTTATATCGGAATTTTCAATGCATAGCGACATTCAGCTTTCAGAACTATGTCCTCATACTATTGAGAGCTTGCAACACGGAAACGGGAGGATACTCCTCACTTTCGCGGGCGTAATGGGGGACTGCGGAATGTATTCTCCAATGCCGCTATTAGGCCAAACCGAAGTTGACACGAGAAATCGTATTCTACATTCGAGGCAATCATGCAACATTGCGATGCGAAGCGGAGAGATTCTCCGTGTGGCGCAAGATTGGACCGTGTGTCATGGTCTCCCATTTGTGGGAGCGGTTATGGGCCTTGACAACCGAGCACTCTTACCACCTTTTATGCCAGTGGCACGAAACGACGAAGGTGTCTTTGGCTTTGCACTAAAGAAATGTTTCGCGGACGCCTACTTTGGCCACATTCCGTGGGCCCTGCTTCATGGCGGTGCGCAAAGAGGTTCATATGTGTGTGACCACATTGATAGCGCCTCCCACCTAAGAGTCTCCGATTTGATGATAATGTGCATAGGCGCACATGAGGCCAATGGGAATGTCAAAGATGATGCCCGATCGCTTAGAAAGCTTGGCCAATTTCTTGTTGAGATTGGTTCGATGAAGTTCCCGGACATTGAGGAACAACTACGTATTTGGGCCTGGCAGAGATTGAGCCATGAGGCTCGTTTCTGGGAAGGTCTCCTGGAGCGGTTTCGGTATGCGCCAGATTTTTGGGCGACAGAAATTCGAGTTTGGCTTGATAGGCGGTATGAAGCAGCCCTCAAGCGCCAATTTGTAATTCCCCGTGACCTTATGCAAGACCGTACAGCTCAGGAGGCCGGTGAGTTGACGCGTCAACTAATAAGTCAGTTTGGGAAACTGCTATTGTGGTGGCCCGATTTAGTCACTACCGCAAGAGACCTTCGGAAGCAAGGAAAGCAACTTGGGTCGAAAATATAA
- a CDS encoding transposase, producing MPQIKSWQVSHALWMKVEPLIPVRHRPPRQKYKRRPGGGRKPIAPRKVFSAIVDVLRTGCLWKAVQKEFGSASAIHKHFQQRHRAGFFLALYTFKGRRFERRLANCWA from the coding sequence ATGCCGCAGATAAAATCTTGGCAAGTCTCCCATGCTCTTTGGATGAAAGTTGAACCGCTGATTCCCGTTCGACATCGGCCGCCGCGGCAAAAGTATAAGCGGCGGCCGGGCGGCGGGCGGAAGCCAATCGCACCGCGCAAAGTTTTCTCCGCGATCGTCGACGTGTTGCGGACGGGATGCCTGTGGAAGGCGGTGCAGAAAGAATTCGGCAGCGCGAGCGCGATCCACAAGCATTTTCAGCAGCGGCACCGGGCCGGTTTCTTCCTGGCGCTGTACACGTTCAAGGGTCGCAGATTCGAAAGGCGCCTGGCGAACTGCTGGGCCTGA